From the Primulina tabacum isolate GXHZ01 chromosome 3, ASM2559414v2, whole genome shotgun sequence genome, one window contains:
- the LOC142540895 gene encoding mitochondrial phosphate carrier protein 3, mitochondrial-like: MGFSEKSPTQSLIPGFLYSSSITSKRYVNLEQSLVPAGVSYTSGPSDSAAAPPSMAGIKQNFLIPAPKESRIEMFSPAFYAACTAGGILSCGLTHTAVTPLDLVKCNMQIDPVKYKSISSGFGILLKEQGIRGIFKGWAPTLLGYSVQGACKFGFYEYFKKYYSDIAGPEYAAKYKTLIYLAGSASAEVIAGVALCPFEAVKVRVQTQPGFARGLSDGFPKFIKAEGALGLYKGIVPLWGRQIPYTMMKFSTFENIVEAIYKYSIPTSKDQCSKSLQLGISFAGGYLAGVLCAVVSHPADNLVSFLNNAKGATVGDAVNKLGLWGLCTRGLPLRIVMIGTLTGAQWVIYDAFKVFVGLPTTGGGSPAPAHK, encoded by the exons ATGGGCTTCTCTGAAAAATCACCAACGCAGTCTTTGATCCCAGGTTTCCTTTACTCTTCTTCGATTACATCGAAGAGATATGTGAATTTGGAGCAGAGCCTGGTGCCGGCCGGTGTCAGTTATACATCTGGGCCGTCTGATTCGGCGGCAGCGCCGCCATCAATGGCTGGGATCAAGCAGAACTTTTTGATCCCGGCGCCGAAGGAGAGCAGGATAGAGATGTTCTCGCCGGCTTTTTACGCAGCTTGCACAGCCGGAGGAATCTTGAGCTGTGGCCTTACTCACACGGCTGTCACCCCTCTTGATCTTGTCAAGTGCAATATGCAg ATTGATCCGGTCAAGTACAAAAGCATTTCCTCCGGTTTTGGAATTCTACTGAAGGAGCAAGGAATCAGAGGTATTTTCAAGGGTTGGGCACCAACCCTGCTCGGATACAGCGTTCAGGGAGCATGCAAGTTCGGTTTCTATGAATATTTCAAGAAGTATTACTCAGATATCGCTGGTCCTGAATATGCTGCCAAGTACAAGACCTTGATCTACCTTGCAGGATCCGCATCTGCTGAAGTAATTGCTGGTGTTGCTCTCTGTCCTTTCGAGGCGGTAAAAGTTAGAGTTCAAACTCAACCCGGATTCGCTAGAGGTTTATCTGATGGATTCCCAAAATTTATCAAAGCTGAAGGAGCTttagg GCTCTACAAAGGGATTGTTCCACTCTGGGGACGACAGATTCCAT ATACAATGATGAAATTTTCGACATTTGAGAATATTGTGGAAGCTATTTACAAATATTCCATTCCGACTTCTAAGGATCAGTGCAGCAAAAGCCTGCAACTAGGTATTAGTTTCGCTGGTGGGTACCTGGCCGGAGTACTCTGTGCTGTTGTTTCACACCCTGCTGATAATCTCGTCTCTTTCCTCAACAATGCCAAAGGAGCAACAGTGGGCGAT GCCGTGAATAAGCTCGGTTTATGGGGTCTATGCACTCGTGGTCTGCCTCTACGTATTGTCATGATCGGCACTCTCACGGGAGCGCAGTGGGTCATTTACGATGCATTCAAAGTTTTTGTTGGGCT GCCTACTACTGGTGGTGGAAGTCCGGCTCCTGCACACAAGTGA